CATGTTAGCTCTACACGAGACCGTGTGGGTTATGTGCTGAATGATAATTCCACATGACGAATGAAGCTTGCCTCACGTAATTCTCACAAACACGGCTGTTGGCTCTGCAgctggacatgtgtgtgtcactgatgtGGATGATCTGAATTCAAACAGATGCATGCACCTGTCTCTGTGtgacacaaacacctgcagccTTTCTCCCACTGCCCAAAGTGACGGTAGGGCCTCCCGTCCTTTGTCACCCTGCTCCCTGTTATTCACACTCACACGGACCACAGGGTGTTGAGAGTCGCTCCTGAGCAGATTCGTTCTGCTGTGTCAGACCCTGCAGGCCACAATAAGTTCTCCTGCTCTAGCCTGGTGTCTGTGCTCCTGTGACAAGCGTGTCTCATTGTTTCCAGGCCGCACTGGTTGGAGGAAGCACATGAAGAGATTATAAGAGCGGGTTTCAACTGAGATATGTGACCGGACAGTGAAAAGGGCGGGCAGCGAAGCAGAATGAATTCTGGGTAAAGAGCTGCTTTAGCCTTTGCCCTACTTTCCCCTTGCAACTGTGGATCTGTGCTATGGCTTTAAAAAGTTTACACTGTCTATCAGTTTGTTTCATAGGAACATTAATAAGACAGATGTTCAACACAGGTCACAATAAgtacaatacaaaacacaagATTTAAAGAAGATTATAGAAGAAATTTAGGTTACATCAAACCACAggatagacaaacacacacacacacacacacagtcaacacaaGCCACTTTGTGCAGAATACTACTAAAATACTGCTGATACTATATAGGCTGCTAAGAATGTGAATTaccttttatttgaataaagccAATGCTAGCTGACATTGggcctggacaggtcaccagtttAGCGCAGGGCCAAGTCAAGTAACCAATCATTAGTTTAATTTggtcattttaaataaagaaggaAGAGCTCTTTGTCCTGCGATTCAGATTTGAAAGTATACAAAGATACCTGCAATGAACATTGTACCTGAATACAAACATTAACTGTCTGCAATTACATATACCAGGATTCTGAAATAATAAAGGGAGTAAATTCTATATTTGAAAATGATATGTGAAAATTGCAGAATAGTGAGTAAAACAAATAGGTTTTCCCACTGTTTCTGTTAGCGGCTGAGCATTGGGAAAGGAAATTACAAAAACCTTAACCTATCCTATATCTAGAGAAATATCAAGAAAGCCTGAGTGTTCACAGACGCTTTCTGtaattttgtctgtgtttcagcaCGATGAGGGCACTAACTGCGGGGACCTTGGCTCCAGCGGGGGTAAGGGCAGGTACCTGATGTTCCCTCACGCCACCGACGACGTGCGTGAGAACAACGACAAATTCTCCCACTGTAGCATCAGACACATCAGCAAGATCCTCAAGCTGAAGAAGGACGACTGCTTTGTGGGTGAGGAGGAATAAGATCTGAGGATGTGGTTTTGCATGTGCAGATTTGGTTAAAATATTTACACGGATCATGATTCACTGTAAATCGTTTATCTCgactttcagtgtgtgtgtgtgtgtgtgtgtgtgtgtgtatacatgaatacacctgctgtttgtgtttatctgtatGTTTACTCTGGTTTTGGCCAGTCAGTGATCAGCCCATCTGTGGAAACCAGATtgtggaggagggtgaggagtgTGATGTCGGTCACAACCACACGGACCTCTGCTGCTACAGTGCTAAAGAGCAGACGGGAGTCCAGTGTCGCCTTAAGCCCGGTAAAGTCTGCAGGTAACGTGCACGTACATTTATACACaacatgaaagtgtgtgtgaagctcTACCGAAGAAGATCACAATAACTTGCAATATCTGCCTTCAGACCATACACTGTAGATGAAGACGCACGATTTTACAAAAGTGAATCGGTCAATGACTCTGGCTCTAATATGATTTTGTCGCCGCAAGTCTAATTCAGCCTTGTTGCGATGGTTTGTTCTGGcattgtttcagttttttgtggGATATTGTATCTTCAGGTTGGAAAAGTAAACCTGTCTTTCATGACATTTCTTTACACAGCAGGATATCATTTCCAACCCTTCTTCTCAGCTGTTTTGTCTCTACTTCTTCCTAGTACTGTCTCTGTCGGGTTAATATGTGGTTCTTACGAGTAGCTGTCACCCTGACCGTATGTGTGGGATggcttttctctcctccatccatcagTCCGAGTCAGGGCCTGTGCTGTGCTCAGGACTGTGGTTTTAAGCCGGCCGGTCAGACCTGTGACGAGGAGACGGACTGtctgagagagagcgagtgttCAGGTCTCTCCCCGCTCTGCCCCGAACCATTAGCCAAGGAGAACCTCACCGTCTGCAGCAATGACACGCGCGTCTGCATGAAAGGGGTGAGGGGGCTGATTTACCATCCGCCATATTCGTAAATAAGTTACAACAGCTCTTCTCTGTAGTTTACTATGAAAAAGTATCCTCAGAAGATTTAAGAACATTATTTGGATCAATCTCTTCTGAACgtatctgtgtctgtggtcGTACCTGCAGGTGTGTGccgagtctgtgtgtgtgaagcacagCCTGCAGCAGTGTGACTGTCCTGGAGACTCCATGAGAGAGAAATGCCACATGTGCTGCCAGCAGCCCGGTAACCACAGGGCCCATATGTGCTCCAATACTGAGGAATGTGTTTACACTTTGCGGCCCAACAAATCAGCCTGTGTCAATTTGTACTTGGGTTACACTCGCACATTATCGTTTTCCATTAGATGACATCACAGGCACTGCAAGCCAACCCATCTGCGGCGATGGTAACAAACAAGGAATCTGGTGTTTTGAAATGATTTATGAATGTCACACTTTTgaagtgtttattattgttataagtTATTAGTAAGTAGTGATTGTTTCTCAGAAAAATTGTAAAACGGTTTGACCATCAACAGGGCGTCAGATGTTCTCAAATTCAACCCTAAAAGACCCTAACTACTTGTTGGCGGTAGATTGCAACATGGTATGCACTTTTGTGTTGTAAttatcttttctctctgtccgtGGCAGATAAGCCAGAGACATGTGCCAGCACCACCTCCTCCGTGCTGTCTCGTCACTTCCAGACAAGATCGCTGCCACTGGTTGATGGCGCTCCGTGCTCTGGAAACCAGGGATACTGCGATAGGCTACACGTGTGTCGCCTGCTGGATGCCGATGGCCCCATCGCAAGACTGAAAAACTCCTTTCTCCATTTTGATGACTTCGATGACATCGGAGAGTGGATGAAGGTGAACATTTACTACGATTCGCCTTGATAACACATTTAGCGGATATGAAGTCATGGTCATGTCGTAGCATCATCCTTGTCAGATGTAGAAAGAGCTTTCTAACCAGTCTTAAGCAATTCAATGCACTTTTAATCAACCATCATAAAACAATCAGTGCCATGAAcacaggaaacaagagcaaaGACAGATGTAGTTCTCTGATTTgctaaacacaataaacaaaggcTGAACTAAGTCCTGCAATCAGATGACAAAGGCCAACCTATCGATGATACAGGAAGTGACTAGGTCATGGAGCTGAAGGTGACTAAGTGTAACAACTGACAACTGAAAAGGGGAAACACAaggttataaatataaaaagaacaaattgcCAAATGAGTAAGAGGGCAAAATCACAATAGACACATTAGGAcagtcatttcaaaataaaacagggaacaCAAACTGGCAGTGAGTCTATTAAGAGGCATATGTTAACACCAATATAATACAGTCAGTGGTTTTGCTGGTACAATCTTTCTTAGTGTGGTGTAACCAGTAGCTCATGGTGGCTAATATGAGCTAATGCTTGAAAACGTAGTAACTTCAATTTCTTTGTATAACTCATGTTAATTAGTTTACTGAATGTCAATCTTCTTTACTTAAGCTACAAGTGAACCAGAATTTAACGTCATCCAGTTGTTGACTCATGCACGTCGCTAACGTTCACCTTAAAGGCACAGTGCAGAGTTGTTGACTACTAGTAGTGCTGTAGAGCAACATttgatttagtttagtttaaatcTTGTGCAGGCTACCAACAGCTGCTAGGGATGACTAAAGGATTCCAATCCAAGATGTGTCAATAAATGCTTTCAACAAATATGTTTGCTACAAGGAATACACATTGTGAAAACAAACTTAATGGGATATTTTAATCAATATCACATtactatttttaaaacatcctcTCAATCAGGTCCTCTTGTATTAACACTACAGGTTTGGACCTCAAGCTACTGCATGACTTAAATGATCTGAACATCAGGTCAGACTAGGGTTTCCACATTTCTATTGTGTGGTTGAAAAATGACCTCCTGTTCTAGGTGAGGAAATCGTCTTTGTAAagaagcagcagatgtttgcCAGAGGTCGCATCCTCAGCTAAATGTGGTTGTTAGATTTCCCATCATGTCGTTCAGATGTCTTTAATGGTTCAGCCGAGCTGCCTTTGAGCTTGAGTTTCTCACGACAGCACGGAGAATCAGGAATGTTCACGTGTGTTTAAATGCAAGCATCAGCCATGACTGGAGGCAGAAACCAGCCTTCACTTCAGGAGCCACCGTTTGTATTTCACCGAACCCTTCTCTCTGTTTTGTATAACATGGACAtggaattttctttatttctcctttaattgtattttatagaaATGAGTTGTAAAATGAGCTCAAACTGAACTTGTTACCAATTGAATCAAGCACTGCTGCACACTAATAACAGAACAgtatgaaaagaaaagcaatagtgttaaatacattttaaagaaaaaactgcatGAAATAATTCAATATTTAGTCTTATAATCCTACACTGTGAAGGTTGTTATCATTACAATATTCCTctgtgaaaacagatgttttgaGCTGAGGTGATGAACTAAAGGTCATTGGTTGCATTTCTTATTAATTCCAGCTGCAGGTTTAGTAAGTTGGAGACATACTGACACTAATGCAATGGGATTAAAAACTGGAtacttttgtaaataatttGACTGATGTGTTGCTGTGAAATATAGTCATCAGTAATCCGACTGTGTTAGATCTCCTTAGGTCCAGACCATATTGAAAAGACaatatcatgtgtgtgtctctgcaggctCATTGGTGGGCCATCCTGCTGGCTATCCTGACTCTGTCCGGAGTGATGGGCTGCACCGTCTGCCTCTGCGGCCGCCCCCTCGACACCAGCGACCCGGAGTAACCTCTGACTGTTGATCTCTCTCACCTCTGGGGAGACGACTATTCTCAGGATGACGCACAAAGTCACTTAGTTTCGTTCATAAGGGATTTTAAATGGTCAAGGCCACATTGAGCAGATTCCTTTTTTCAACTTTGTTCCATATCTGCAAGAGTGAGCGCCGTGCGAGTGACTTGTGAACGCCCCTCGCTCTGTTTGGTTAACTCTTTTTCAACTTCATTATGCATCAGACAGTTCGTTTCCTTGTGTGACTTTGTCCCCATTTAAACATTCTACCGTGCCATCCATGTGTTGTGGAAAACGTTACTGTAGCTGTGGAACAGTCGGGCATTAGAGGGAAAACATACCCCACCAGTTCACCTACAGTCATTTAAAGCCAAGTGTCCTGACAACGACTTGTGGAACTCGTTTTAGCTTGCTATGTCCTTGCGGCTTTGTGTGAACTTGACTGCTAATTTCAGCCTCGATAAACATCCAGCTGTCTGTCGCAGATATTTTTAATGCGGTCACAGGACGATAAGATTACAAGTTGGTGGCTCTCTACTGTACTGAcatttacattgtgtgtttgaatatggaAAATGCCCTGATGAGGTaataaagcaacactgtgtttATCATCTTAATGAGTAACAGTGATGGTACCACAAGCAAGGAGGAGCGGAATACTGGCAGGATCAGGTTCTGAATGATGGACAAACAGGTAAGTACAGACAAGTAGTCTGTAGCAGGCACATAGGTCACATTGAGACAAACTGTTGGTTGGACAAGGCACTGACAGAAATGCCTGGTTTAAGTGCTGGCTGATATGATGTCTAGCAGGGTTGGCAGACAATCAAGtcaattaaaggttcagtgtgcaaGATTTGGGTGAAAGGGATATATTGGCAGACTTTGATTATAAAACAATCCCAGTGTCGTGTTCCGAAGtgtgtaatcatctaaattgtgcAAAAAGtttaccctagaatggaccCTTTGTTTGTGAATACATTATACTTACATCGGGAGCAGGTCCTCTTAATGGAGAGCGCCATGTTTTTAAACAGgggcccaaactggacaaactaaaccccTCTTGAGTTCTTATGACAACTGCAGGCTACCACAGTTTCTCCatcatgtttggaaggagagggtgaggtgaggtggtattcagctgcaacatgcaacttcaccactagatgtcactaaattctaaaCAGCAGGATGCTAGCTGACTGAGGCCTGGTGCAGACAAGGTCAATTGGTATTTTTCTGTTGATTATAGTCGCAGCTACATAAGTACGCAACATCCGGTTGGTGACGCTTCCCGTTCAGCTCACTCTCATTGGCTAATGTGGAATTATGCTCAGAATTGGCAAACATGTTTTACGAAGATATATCAAATATGTTTCCGGTTTTCGATATTTCAGATCGGGAAGGCCACGACACAACCTGTGCCATTAAATTGATTTCCTTAACCCCCACACGTCATGATTATTTGGGCAGATAATCTGTTCCGACTGTTGTCAGGACTGATTGTCGGTATGGGCAAGTCGGGTCAAAAATCGGTTATGCTCTAGTGGGCTAGAGCCCTAAAGTGCAAGTTAGAGGCTAGCAGGCCTGGTGCCCACCAATTTAGGTGAAGGTTAGAGGCTAGCAAACCAGACGCTAGCGTAATGAGAGACTGGCGGAGCATTAAGGCTACGAAGGAAGTCCTGAGTCCCCGAACAGATTCCTTAGCAAAGGCTCAGAGGACTTTCCTCCGGATGACATAGAGCAGCATCTTTGTACCCTCTGCTATgaacctcctcttcctcttcaagTCATATAACAATTGTTTTGATAAAGCCACTGCTCGCTCCATGGCTGACAGTCCAAAGGCAGGTTCAGGAacctttgattgattgaataatGACAGTCACGCTTACAGTCAGACAGATGGACATAGAGTAACAGACAAAAGTTTATAATTTCACTGTTATTGTAGTAGTATTTTTAATAAGGTAAAAAAATGTGAACATAAATGATTTAACTGTTATAGCTACAAGCCAAATTGTGAGATGACTCTAATGCTGTCTTTGGATTTTACTAGAAAATTGACTACCCTGATTCATTCTATCTCTTCGTCACCTTGACACAGTCAACAGGCATGTGGTGTCACACCTGCAACTACACGAAGGAGACTCAAATCTATGAATTTTAACAGTTCCTACAAACTTTATATCAAAAACAGATGTGTATCACAGTTTAAATTGTCAAAATGTTTTGCATCGGACACATTTGACTTCGATAATACGTTGAAAAGTCATAACAATGG
The nucleotide sequence above comes from Platichthys flesus chromosome 9, fPlaFle2.1, whole genome shotgun sequence. Encoded proteins:
- the si:ch1073-396h14.1 gene encoding disintegrin and metalloproteinase domain-containing protein 10 isoform X3, producing MVTHLLTSPTYTQENWKGQFEGAIHTDNGTYHIEPVHRYTSNQTDHHSIIYHEDDMVLPLTTTGSGGICGADRLNVLARSLRPDEEAPARRSRRTLDESKTSCLLHLHADHFYYSKFKSVEAVVAQVASYMQAVNDVFDKVNFDGFNLINFKVKSLSVITEEDESSPLSPKFIGPEKLLSLYSERNWGNFCLSFLLTDRDYSGVLGLAWEGRAGNWGGICSKHTRLRNGGMSTLNTGLVTVQNYGQFLPPRLVQLTLAHELGHSLGSPHDEGTNCGDLGSSGGKGRYLMFPHATDDVRENNDKFSHCSIRHISKILKLKKDDCFVVSDQPICGNQIVEEGEECDVGHNHTDLCCYSAKEQTGVQCRLKPGKVCSPSQGLCCAQDCGFKPAGQTCDEETDCLRESECSGLSPLCPEPLAKENLTVCSNDTRVCMKGVCAESVCVKHSLQQCDCPGDSMREKCHMCCQQPDKPETCASTTSSVLSRHFQTRSLPLVDGAPCSGNQGYCDRLHVCRLLDADGPIARLKNSFLHFDDFDDIGEWMKAHWWAILLAILTLSGVMGCTVCLCGRPLDTSDPE